A window of bacterium genomic DNA:
AGACCGGCTTGCGTCCCACCCGGTCGCTCGTCGCGCCCCACAGCGGCGCGAAGATAAATTGCATGAAGGCATAGCTCGCCGCCAAGAGACCGATCTCGAGCGGCGTCGCCCCGACGCCGCGCGCGTAGAACTGGAGCACGGGTAGGACGATGCCGAATCCCATCATGACGATGAAGATCGCCAGAAACAAAACGAGCAGGCCGCGCCGGCCGACGCCTTCGGGCACGCGCCCATTATTCAACCCAAGGGGGGGGCTGTCAAGGCAACGCGTTCCGACACAGGAGCCGCGGTGCGCGGCGCGGTAGCGGTGTTCCATGATGCGGGCGGGCGCGATTCTCACGCTGGTGCTCGCCGGCGGTCTCGTGCAGTCGCCTGGGCTCGCGCAGGGCCTGTTCTTGACACCGCCCCAGGCCGTTCCTACAATCACAGGGTCGGCGCTCCTCGGTAGCTCAATGGTAGAGCATCCGGCTGTTAACCGGAGGGTTGCAGGTTCGAGTCCTGCCCGAGGAGCCAATCAAGCCTTCCAGCGTCTGGCAGAGCCCTCATGCCGAACAGCAGCGCCGTGAAGCATCAGGCTTTAGTACCAACCTCATTCGACGGATAGCGGGGGTCCAACAATCTCCGCGCCGTGCGCGCGCAAAACCTCCGTATCGTTGCGAATCGGTCTGTTGCTGAACAATTCCTCAATCCTGTTGGCGGGCGCGAAGGCAATGAGCAACTTGCCCTGGGCATCACCCACGAATGCCCACGCGTGAGGCACCTCGCGGTGGGCAAGGATGGAATCGCCGGGTCTTAGCCGAAAAAATTTTTCTCCGACCTCGACGATGTACTCTCCTTCGATGAGATAGAACCACTCATCCTCATTGTGGTGTAAATGACGCGATGGTCCGCCCTTTTTTCGATTCGTAACCTCCATCACGAAGAGACCACCATTGCTGTCCTGAGCTGACACCTTGAAGTCCGTCGAGTTGACCCCAGTGGTGCGGCGTTCGCCAAAGCGGTCCTCGCCACCGGGAACGAGAGCAACCATCTTCTCGCACAATCGAAGTGTCCTCCTAGGTCGCAACACGCTTCAGTTTGACCCACTATCTGCAAACCACCTGCAATACGCGGAACTGTTCCCCTTCGCCCTGGCTGAGCAAGGAAGCATCTACCGGTCCGGACTCGTTTTGGGAGTAGCAGGGAGTACTTGGAGGGGTGTGGGCGCCGGGCGACCGGCATAACAGCGATCTTCGTTGCGTCTCCTGGCCCGGTTAAATCTGCTGTCCGTCGTGGCGCTTTGGGCGGGCAGCGGCAACAATCTGGATCCTCGCGACCTCCATGAGATCATCCCCTGCGCGACCTCAACCCGCACGACTCGCGCGGTGGATTGCCTCCTCAACGATCTCGATCACGACTTCATGGGGCAGGCGCCTCGCGGCGCGTGCGCGCTCTCGGCAGTACTCCATGACGCGAGGGGAAAACCCGAAGGTGCCGACCGACTTGAGCGACAGTTCGAACTGGGCGCGATTCCACGCTCCGCCAAACGACGTCTCCCGCTTCTCTTGCCGCGACGTTACGTCAGACATGACCGGCCCCCCTCGGCCCCCGGTGAATCTCATACCCTCACGGATCAGGCTGCAGACCGATCAAGCGGAATCTTGACGGGCAGCCGTTTCAGGCCCGTTACACGCCGTTGACGGATCCGTGAAGCCCGAAGCACATGGTTGGGTGTGTCCGAATCACACGCGGAGGTGACACGCATGCGACTGATGCAGTGGTTTGCCGGCTTCGTACTCTTGTTGGTGACGGCGGTCCTCGGGACGGCGGCGCAGGGCGCCGGCCACCTCGTGGAGACGGCGGCGATTTCGGTCAACGGGGCGTCGAAGCGGGTGCTTACGGACGCCAAAGGCATGACGCTCTACTACCTCGCCACCGACACGGCCGGCCGCAGCACGTGCACCGGCGGCTGCGCGAAGGTGTGGCCCCCGCTGCTAGGCATG
This region includes:
- a CDS encoding cupin domain-containing protein is translated as MCEKMVALVPGGEDRFGERRTTGVNSTDFKVSAQDSNGGLFVMEVTNRKKGGPSRHLHHNEDEWFYLIEGEYIVEVGEKFFRLRPGDSILAHREVPHAWAFVGDAQGKLLIAFAPANRIEELFSNRPIRNDTEVLRAHGAEIVGPPLSVE